Proteins from a genomic interval of Drosophila willistoni isolate 14030-0811.24 chromosome 2L unlocalized genomic scaffold, UCI_dwil_1.1 Seg139, whole genome shotgun sequence:
- the LOC6638152 gene encoding polycomb group protein Psc, producing the protein MMTPDSKAAATSTATTTTTTTMAHTQQKPAVTQLSTLAKATAATTATTTATTTATATTNANSKAAKSIVSSNANSNSKKLSLSRKADKITTQTTNTATMKTPPSVDEIAIKSENTTTTTKSVVNARVNLIKKESTPPATPSATTIANANVAADETTTTTTSSSSSSSSSSSSSSSSSSSAISDGGASADEEASSVNHTEPETEADSEETSSTAAAATTTTATTTTGSPHPVLLTAVNPHIICHLCQGYLINATTIVECLHSFCHSCLINHLRKERYCPRCEMVINNAKPNIKSDTTLQAIVYKLVPGLYERELMRKRAFYKDRPEEAALATPEQRGDDTEHLIFSPSDDMSLSLEYAELGELNAESELEFGDTLRPRYLQCPAMCRVSHMKKFVYDKFEIDAQRFSIDIMYKVKTIVLLDYYTLMDIAYIYTWKRDAPMRFYFRVYETQQQPALPPPPTSTSIISAPGATTPRRILPLKLEKREISPPAVVIKAPSPSPPSHPPASSPTPPTQKEHVPNAAVVTTPTVSPSHAPRIKQEKQEEFRIATKQLASPTEPLKLVINRTHYSPLSIASSASKMSSKSSHHHHNQPPTATTAAPSSPAAPQPPSSPKDEPNIKLKIDLSKQNSVTIINMNDPERKEIVKPLKPEKESRSKSKKDKDGSPKTSPSSSSSSNGERKRKSPSPLTVPPLTIRTERILSPNGVSTLSPRITSGGLSEDPKSAFLKSFALTPIKVKVESPEKMLASTPSKLMKTNVDDSLLMKPPSSMPPKSIASSKRKSKEPVKAITKKPKLSPPLPREDFKIRLPGSPAAKSDDKPLMPPPMKPPMIAPRKQQQQQQQQQQQQLQQQSSGQFPVPSSPLFQGMQMAAPGNRTPIAKRYQPILPKAARPNPFANIPNDVNRLLKDAGTEIKSINNSSHANNKPHVYGPKTDAKMGPPPAPGRHVTNGGIAKPTNNHNNNQGSTSSSTSSSSSAAAGAAGLNSKSNNYLNLALFNASKSKGKEAPPGCRTPMYTPNSPIYSPSSPQYVPNYNIPTMPTYKYTPKPSTQASNYLQNILGSSSGAAAGNGGGLSAGLFPSPPTKADQNTNPAKSNTPPAAAAGASFNQRSASPNEDAPEKQQVKVKSLLNSCNINIPSSLSITISRDNGDSSSASNGAHPKHKSPVNNYIEIVKLPDQTPNAESQKRLSPPAPPISTASTGVTSSAPAPSVMKLPPAPPSKTIPSPQHLMSRLTPPQLPPVAAANPPRVITPPKTSPTNVKATPMKPVLTPTQGGDKKTPSPEKRSANHSPTASENKSPKSAGGSSSSSSSTSNGDPAAKKFRPILPRQNALPELAPKYSPQTNQQQQQQAHNVSAAVNNNNNSNNNNNNNVNKSKVQPSKKSPNTPNAAASGQKMSPPGQKQSPTLKKTAKNSTSTPPSQNKLMPHPGLAPLSIASSAAAAGQLDLSNFLKENLIRAQAAQVAAANQSNLLFNFAQIGQLPAMYNYQQACFMEHLSRMQRAGNEVFNDYLQKLKTAAGANGNGNGNVDVDYKPPVMPMLPTVTLPSLSNPGTAAASPKTSPLPTGKLTAAATPALALGAKGGNAASPRQQTAATSNGNRPSTPHSTTATPPPPPAAAAAKSK; encoded by the exons atgatGACGCCAGACTcgaaagcagcagcaacatcaacagcaacaacaacaacaacaacaacaatggcgCATACACAACAAAAGCCAGCAGTGACGCAGTTGTCAACGTTGGcgaaagcaacagcagcaacaacagcaacaacaacagcaacaacaacagcaacagcaactacaaATGCCAACTCAAAAGCGGCCAAAAGCATTGTCAGCAGCAATGCAAATAGTAATAGCAAAAAGCTCTCTTTGTCTCGCAAAGCAGATAAaataacaacacaaacaacaaacaccGCCACGATGAAGACGCCGCCAAGTGTTGATGAAATTgcaataaaaagtgaaaatacaacaacaacaactaaatcTGTTGTAAACGCCAGAGTGAATCTCATAAAAAAGGAATCAACACCTCCGGCAACgccatcagcaacaacaattgctaATGCTAATGTTGCCGCTgatgaaacaacaacaacaacaacatcttcctcttcctcttcatcatcatcctcgtcgtcatcttcatcatcatcttcatcagcCATCTCTGATGGTGGCGCCTCAGCTGATGAGGAGGCATCTTCTGTCAATCATACAGAACCAGAGACAGAGGCAGATTCAGAAGAGACTTCCtctacagcagcagcagcaacaaccacaacagcaacaacaaccacaggcTCACCGCACCCTGTACTATTAACAGCGGTTAATCCTCACATAATCTGTCACTTGTGTCAGGGCTATCTGATCAATGCCACAACAATTGTGGAATGCCTCCACTCAT TCTGTCACAGTTGCCTCATTAATCACCTGCGTAAGGAACGCTATTGTCCACGCTGTGAGATGGTTATCAACAATGCCAAACCGAATATCAA ATCGGACACCACGCTTCAGGCAATTGTATATAAACTAGTGCCGGGTCTTTATGAACGCGAACTGATGCGCAAAAGAGCCTTCTACAAGGATCGTCCTGAGGAGGCAGCCTTAGCCACGCCCGAACAGCGGGGCGATGATACTGAGCATTTGATATTCAGTCCCTCGGATGATATGTCACTATCCTTGGAATACGCGGAATTAGG CGAATTGAATGCTGAATCTGAATTGGAATTCGGTGATACATTACGTCCTAGATATTTGCAATGTCCGGCCATGTGCCGTGTGAGTCATATGAAGAAATTTGTGTAcgataaatttgaaattgatgCACAACGCTTTAGTATAGACATTATGTATAAGGTGAAGACCATTGTGCTATTGGATTACTATACTCTTATGGATATTGCCTATATCTATACATGGAAAAGGGATGCACCCATGCGTTTCTATTTCCGGGTATATGAGACGCAACAACAACCCGCGttgccaccaccaccaacatcaacatcaataATTTCAGCGCCAGGAGCAACGACGCCACGTCGCATATTGCCATTAAAGCTAGAAAAACGAGAGATTTCGCCACCAGCCGTAGTAATTAAAGCGCCGTCGCCTTCTCCACCCTCCCATCCTCCTGCTTCTTCACCAACACCACCCACACAGAAAGAGCATGTGCCTAATGCCGCTGTGGTAACCACCCCAACTGTCAGTCCATCACACGCCCCACGTATTAAGCAAGAGAAACAGGAAGAATTTCGCATTGCCACCAAGCAATTGGCCTCGCCCACCGAACCGCTTAAGCTGGTCATCAATCGTACACACTACTCACCCCTATCCATTGCCTCATCCGCCTCAAAGATGTCTTCAAAGAgcagtcatcatcatcataatcaacCACCAACAGCAACTACCGCCGCACCATCCTCACCAGCTGCACCACAACCACCCAGTTCACCCAAAGATGAGCCGAATATTAAACTGAAAATTGATTTGTCTAAACAGAATAGTGTGACTATTATAAATATGAACGATCCTGAACGTAAGGAAATAGTTAAGCCTCTCAAACCGGAAAAGGAATCACGTTCCAAGAGCAAGAAGGACAAGGATGGCAGTCCCAAGACTTCACCAAGTTCCAGCAGTTCTTCGAATGGTGAACGTAAGCGTAAGAGTCCCAGTCCATTGACTGTGCCCCCGCTGACCATAAGAACTGAGAGAATTTTAAGTCCCAACGGTGTAAGCACTTTGAGTCCACGCATAACCAGTGGAGGATTATCAGAGGATCCCAAATCAGCATTCCTGAAATCATTCGCTCTAACGCCCATCAAAGTGAAGGTGGAATCACCCGAAAAGATGTTGGCATCAACACCAAGTAAACTCATGAAGACCAATGTTGATGATAGTTTGCTAATGAAGCCACCAAGTTCAATGCCACCCAAATCGATTGCCTCATCCAAACGTAAGAGCAAAGAGCCGGTGAAAGCAATAACCAAGAAACCAAAGTTATCACCCCCCTTGCCACGTGAAGATTTCAAGATACGTTTGCCGGGAAGTCCAGCTGCAAAGAGTGATGATAAGCCACTGATGCCGCCTCCAATGAAACCACCAATGATTGCGCCACgcaagcaacaacagcagcagcagcagcagcaacaacagcaactccAGCAACAGTCATCCGGACAATTTCCGGTGCCATCTTCACCACTGTTTCAGGGCATGCAAATGGCAGCTCCTGGCAATCGTACACCGATAGCCAAGCGGTATCAGCCCATCTTGCCCAAGGCAGCGCGACCCAATCCTTTTGCCAATATACCCAACGATGTCAATCGTTTGCTTAAAGATGCTGGCACTGAAATCAAATCCATTAACAACTCCTCTCATGCCAATAATAAGCCACATGTGTATGGACCCAAAACGGATGCGAAAATGGGTCCACCACCAGCTCCAGGACGTCATGTGACCAATGGTGGAATTGCTAAGCCAACTAATAATCATAACAATAATCAAGGCTCAACTTCATCCTCCACCTCATCGTCCtcctctgctgctgctggtgctgcggGATTGAATTCCAAGTCGAATAACTATTTGAATTTGGCTTTGTTTAATGCTAGCAAATCCAAAGGCAAAGAGGCACCACCCGGCTGTCGGACACCCATGTATACACCAAATTCACCAATTTACTCACCAAGTTCACCACAATATGTGCCCAACTATAATATACCCACCATGCCCACGTACAAGTATACACCAAAACCTTCGACTCAGGCTAGCAATTatttgcaaaatattttggGCAGCAGTTCcggagcagcagcaggcaaTGGTGGGGGATTATCGGCAGGACTTTTCCCCTCACCACCAACCAAAGCGGATCAGAATACAAATCCGGCCAAGAGTAATACGCCaccagcggcggcggcggggGCTTCCTTTAATCAGCGCAGTGCCAGCCCAAATGAAGATGCACCCGAGAAGCAACAGGTCAAGGTCAAGTCGTTGCTCAATTCGTGCAACATTAATATTCCCTCATCGCTTTCGATAACCATATCGCGGGATAATGGAGATTCATCGTCGGCCAGCAATGGTGCTCATCCCAAGCACAAGAGTCCGGTGAATAATTACATAGAGATTGTCAAATTGCCCGATCAGACGCCCAATGCGGAGTCACAGAAGCGTCTCTCGCCACCGGCTCCACCAATTTCAACGGCCTCAACAGGAGTTACATCATCTGCCCCCGCTCCATCGGTGATGAAATTGCCGCCAGCTCCACCATCCAAGACTATACCATCGCCGCAGCATTTAATGTCGCGTTTGACACCGCCACAACTTCCACCTGTCGCCGCCGCCAATCCACCAAGAGTGATAACACCGCCAAAAACTTCACCCACCAATGTGAAGGCTACTCCCATGAAGCCAGTGCTTACGCCCACTCAAGGGGGTGATAAGAAGACACCGAGTCCAGAGAAGCGTAGTGCCAATCATTCACCTACAGCCAGTGAAAATAAATCACCAAAGTCGGCAGGTGGctcatcctcctcctcctcctccacatCCAATGGTGATCCAGCAGCCAAAAAGTTTCGTCCCATACTGCCACGTCAGAATGCTTTGCCCGAATTGGCACCCAAATATTCACCCCAAACcaatcaacagcagcagcaacaggcaCACAATGTCTCCGCCGCTgtcaataacaataataacagcaacaacaacaacaacaacaatgtgaATAAAAGCAAAGTCCAACCTAGCAAAAAGTCACCCAATACACCAAATGCTGCTGCCTCGGGTCAAAAGATGAGTCCACCAGGTCAAAAACAATCGCCTACACTGAAAAAGACGGCCAAGAATTCCACATCGACGCCGCCGAGTCAGAACAAATTGATGCCACATCCTGGTCTAGCACCCTTGAGCATTGCCTCGAGTGCTGCAGCTGCTGGCCAACTGGATTTGAGTAACTTCCTCAAAGAGAATCTAATACGTGCCCAAGCCGCCCAAGTGGCAGCGGCCAATCAATCGAATCTCTTGTTCAATTTCGCTCAAATCGGACAACTGCCTGCCATGTACAACTATCAGCAGGCCTGTTTCATGGAGCATCTCTCCCGGATGCAACGTGCCGGCAACGAGGTGTTCAATGACTATCTTCAGAAGCTAAAGACAGCCGCCGGGGCGAATGGCAACGGCAATGGAAATGTCGATGTCGACTACAAACCGCCAGTTATGCCCATGCTGCCGACCGTCACCCTGCCCAGTTTAAGCAATCCGGGAACGGCTGCAGCTAGTCCCAAGACTTCACCGTTGCCCACCGGAAAGCTAACGGCAGCAGCCACTCCTGCCTTGGCCCTGGGCGCCAAGGGGGGCAATGCCGCTAGTCCGAGACAACAGACGGCGGCCACCAGTAATGGCAATCGTCCATCTACTCCTCATTCCACAACAGCCACACCCCCACCCCcgcccgctgctgctgccgccaaAAGCAAGTGA